In one window of Paraflavitalea soli DNA:
- a CDS encoding trypsin-like peptidase domain-containing protein — MPTQEVIERVHPAIIQIATQSGTGTGFYLREYDLIVTNDHVVQDTQEVTIAGKTFEKALSRVWYTDRKHDLAFLQPPAGIELPVLPLGHYETLKDGDEVIAIGHPFGLNYTATQGVISKVDRIREGLKFIQIDAAINPGNSGGPLVNEKGEVIGVNSFIIRGGDNLGFALPVYYLQTALQLYAPHKGTPSTRCPSCDTLVLPDTIDSAKYCPACGTEVKLPELPEKEIEPVGVAKTIENILRELGKDVKLARSGANRWEVKEGSARIKISYNPENYFIAGDAYLCQLPPDGTKIKPLYQFLLQENYRVNGLVLSCASQNIILSCIIYDLDISKELGAGMFNTLFKNADHYDDLLKTEYGCVDRLEEV; from the coding sequence ATGCCTACACAGGAAGTTATAGAACGCGTTCACCCCGCCATTATACAAATCGCTACCCAGAGCGGAACAGGCACTGGTTTTTACCTGCGCGAATACGACCTTATCGTAACCAACGACCATGTGGTACAGGATACCCAGGAAGTAACCATTGCCGGAAAGACCTTTGAGAAAGCATTATCAAGAGTATGGTATACCGATCGCAAACACGATCTGGCCTTTCTGCAGCCACCCGCAGGTATTGAACTGCCCGTCCTGCCCCTGGGTCACTATGAAACCCTCAAAGACGGCGATGAAGTAATTGCTATTGGTCACCCTTTCGGACTTAATTATACAGCCACACAAGGTGTTATTTCCAAAGTAGATCGTATACGCGAAGGATTGAAGTTTATACAGATCGACGCTGCCATCAACCCCGGCAACAGCGGAGGCCCCCTGGTCAATGAGAAAGGAGAAGTGATTGGCGTCAACTCATTCATCATTCGTGGCGGCGATAACCTCGGCTTTGCCTTGCCCGTATATTACCTGCAAACCGCCCTGCAATTGTATGCTCCCCATAAAGGAACACCTTCCACCCGCTGCCCAAGCTGCGATACCCTGGTGTTGCCCGATACCATCGATTCCGCCAAGTACTGTCCCGCCTGTGGTACAGAAGTGAAGCTGCCCGAATTGCCCGAAAAAGAAATAGAACCTGTAGGCGTAGCGAAAACCATTGAGAACATCCTGAGAGAACTGGGCAAGGATGTAAAGCTGGCCCGGTCCGGCGCCAACCGCTGGGAAGTAAAAGAAGGAAGCGCCAGGATCAAGATCAGCTATAACCCCGAGAACTATTTCATAGCCGGCGATGCTTATCTCTGCCAGCTGCCGCCCGATGGCACCAAGATCAAACCCCTTTACCAGTTCCTGCTACAGGAAAATTACCGGGTAAACGGACTGGTGTTGAGCTGTGCCAGCCAGAATATTATTTTATCCTGCATCATTTACGACCTGGATATTTCCAAAGAGCTGGGTGCCGGCATGTTCAACACCCTCTTTAAGAATGCCGATCATTACGATGACCTGCTCAAAACAGAATATGGCTGTGTAGACCGCCTCGAAGAAGTATAA
- a CDS encoding regulatory protein RecX — MLNRKQLTKEQALQKAKHYCGYQERSHTDVKEKLYSYGLYKQQVEELLSQLIEENYLNEERYAIQFAGGHFRMKQWGRVKIKYELKQKRVSEYCIKKAMKEIDEEDYLKTLQKLAEKKWAAVNGEGVNHYVKLSKTTDYLLQKGYEPDLIKQAIAGIPKKEE, encoded by the coding sequence ATGCTCAATCGTAAACAGCTTACCAAAGAACAGGCATTACAAAAAGCCAAACATTATTGTGGCTACCAGGAGCGTAGCCATACCGATGTAAAGGAAAAGCTTTACTCCTATGGCCTGTACAAACAGCAGGTCGAAGAACTTCTGTCACAACTGATCGAAGAGAACTACCTCAACGAAGAGCGTTATGCCATTCAGTTTGCCGGTGGCCATTTCCGCATGAAACAGTGGGGCCGGGTGAAAATAAAATATGAGCTGAAGCAAAAGCGTGTGAGTGAGTATTGCATTAAAAAGGCCATGAAGGAGATCGATGAAGAAGATTACCTGAAGACCCTTCAAAAGCTGGCCGAGAAGAAATGGGCCGCTGTTAATGGAGAAGGCGTTAATCATTACGTAAAACTGAGCAAAACCACCGATTACCTCCTGCAAAAAGGATATGAACCCGACCTGATCAAACAGGCCATAGCGGGAATTCCAAAGAAAGAAGAATAA
- a CDS encoding M28 family metallopeptidase, giving the protein MRSYLVPFSLAATMLATACNENKSATGNHEGAATMSADSLAKHIAVLASDEFQGRKPFTEGETKTINYLKEQFAQVGLEPGNGDSYFQDVPMVNITTAAAPAMQVESAKGKFTLKGYDDYVIWTDRTDSLITLDKSDLVFAGYGVVAPEYNWNDYAGLDVKGKVVLVLVNDPGFNSGDSSLFKGKTMTYYGRWTYKFEEAARQGAKGCLIVHNTQAASYPFAVVQNNWNGSRLRLDNRGKSEQLCDVIGWVSGPTANKLLTAAGLDSTILAKADVRGFKGTPLPVKLSTTMRVKTVYNQSHNVIGKLTGSKRPDEYIIYTAHWDHLGIGKADEKGDTIYNGAFDNASATAGLLELARAFKSLPEKPERTILFLSVTAEEQGLWGSAWYAQNPIYPAAKTIANINMDGLSPFEATKDIIVVGQGQSELEDYLKEAAEKAGRYVAFENHPEAGYYYRSDHFNFAKAGIPALYTERGIDVVGKGKEYGEKVHEEYQEKHYHRPSDEYDAATWTLAGGLDDLKLLFEVGKRIAFGDKVPGWKDGSEFKAKR; this is encoded by the coding sequence ATGCGTTCCTATCTTGTACCGTTTTCACTGGCAGCCACTATGCTGGCAACGGCCTGTAATGAAAACAAATCAGCTACGGGCAATCATGAAGGAGCGGCGACGATGAGCGCCGACAGTCTGGCCAAACATATTGCAGTGCTGGCCTCTGATGAATTCCAGGGCCGTAAACCCTTTACGGAAGGAGAGACGAAAACGATCAATTACCTGAAAGAGCAATTTGCCCAGGTGGGCCTGGAGCCCGGCAATGGGGACAGTTATTTCCAGGATGTGCCGATGGTGAATATCACTACTGCGGCGGCGCCCGCCATGCAGGTGGAAAGTGCCAAAGGCAAATTCACGCTGAAAGGATATGATGATTATGTGATCTGGACAGACAGGACTGATTCACTGATCACATTGGATAAGAGTGACCTGGTATTTGCGGGTTATGGTGTGGTGGCGCCTGAATACAATTGGAATGACTATGCGGGTCTGGATGTGAAAGGCAAGGTAGTGCTGGTACTGGTGAATGACCCCGGCTTCAATAGTGGCGACAGTAGTTTATTCAAAGGAAAAACGATGACGTATTACGGCCGCTGGACGTATAAATTTGAAGAAGCCGCACGCCAGGGCGCCAAAGGTTGCCTGATCGTTCACAATACACAGGCGGCCAGCTATCCATTTGCAGTGGTGCAGAACAACTGGAACGGATCGCGCCTGCGGCTCGACAACCGCGGTAAAAGTGAACAGCTTTGTGACGTGATCGGCTGGGTATCGGGGCCTACGGCCAATAAATTGTTGACAGCGGCAGGCCTGGACAGCACGATACTGGCGAAAGCGGATGTTCGTGGTTTCAAGGGAACGCCACTGCCTGTAAAACTGTCTACCACCATGCGGGTGAAGACGGTTTATAATCAGTCGCACAACGTGATCGGTAAGCTTACGGGCAGCAAAAGACCTGATGAATACATTATCTATACAGCACATTGGGATCACCTGGGCATTGGTAAAGCGGATGAAAAGGGAGATACGATCTACAATGGTGCTTTCGACAATGCCAGCGCTACTGCAGGATTACTGGAACTGGCCAGGGCCTTCAAGAGTCTGCCGGAAAAACCAGAGCGCACGATCCTTTTCCTTTCTGTAACCGCAGAAGAGCAGGGGCTTTGGGGATCGGCCTGGTATGCGCAGAATCCTATTTACCCGGCAGCGAAGACAATTGCCAATATCAATATGGATGGCCTGAGCCCTTTTGAAGCCACCAAAGACATTATAGTGGTAGGCCAGGGTCAATCGGAACTGGAAGATTACCTGAAGGAAGCAGCTGAGAAAGCGGGTCGCTATGTAGCTTTTGAAAACCATCCGGAAGCAGGGTATTACTATCGCTCCGACCATTTCAACTTTGCCAAGGCAGGTATTCCTGCGCTGTATACGGAAAGGGGTATCGATGTGGTAGGCAAGGGCAAGGAGTACGGCGAAAAAGTACATGAGGAATACCAGGAGAAGCACTATCACCGTCCGTCGGACGAATATGATGCGGCCACCTGGACGCTGGCGGGCGGACTGGATGACCTGAAACTTTTGTTTGAGGTAGGAAAGCGCATCGCTTTTGGCGATAAAGTGCCCGGCTGGAAAGATGGATCGGAGTTTAAGGCAAAGCGATAA
- a CDS encoding RNA 2'-phosphotransferase, whose protein sequence is MNKESARMSKFLSLILRHRPEVIGLTLQEGGWASVEELINKVNQHGDSLDFELLKFIVDTNDKKRFAFNEDCTMIRASQGHSVEVDLQLPQAVPPAVLYHGTAAHLLAAVLKDGLKKQARHHVHLSAQPATAISVGGRHGKPVLLQIDAQAMHGAGYVFYLSANGVWLADEVPALFISVVDK, encoded by the coding sequence ATGAACAAAGAGAGCGCCAGGATGAGTAAATTCCTGAGCCTTATTTTACGACACAGGCCGGAGGTGATCGGCCTCACGCTGCAGGAAGGTGGCTGGGCCTCGGTAGAGGAATTGATCAACAAGGTGAATCAACATGGTGACAGCCTTGATTTCGAACTATTGAAATTTATTGTAGATACGAACGATAAGAAGCGGTTTGCTTTTAATGAAGACTGCACGATGATCAGAGCCAGCCAGGGACATAGTGTGGAAGTTGATCTCCAGTTACCACAAGCTGTACCACCTGCTGTATTGTACCATGGTACAGCGGCGCACCTGCTGGCGGCGGTGCTGAAGGATGGATTGAAAAAGCAAGCACGACATCATGTGCATTTGTCGGCGCAGCCAGCTACTGCTATCTCTGTTGGCGGACGGCATGGAAAGCCGGTATTGCTGCAGATCGATGCGCAGGCAATGCATGGGGCTGGATATGTATTTTATTTGTCGGCCAATGGGGTGTGGCTGGCGGATGAAGTGCCTGCATTATTTATTTCTGTTGTGGACAAATAG
- a CDS encoding AAA family ATPase: MKKKGLVLGKFMPLHTGHVAMIEFALQHCETVVVMLCVSDKEAISGDLRKSWLDTTFGNNDRVEVALVEYDEAVLPNSSVSSREISALWAAYIGEHFPGIGIFVSSEPYGDYVAEYLGIEHRCFDQERKLVPVSASAILGDPFLHWSYIAAAAKPWFVKKICISGSESTGKSTLTERLAHYFETAFVPEMAREVIETTEEVVFDDLLKIATLHAATIDERLPLANKILICDTDVNITKSYSKYLFNRPLIVPEWIDAANQFDLHLFLDTDCPYVQDGTRLSEAERNALSGYHEEQLRENGVAYVKIGGSWEERFEQAKAVIKETFLKEHSRSLI, from the coding sequence ATGAAAAAGAAAGGATTGGTATTGGGTAAGTTTATGCCGCTGCATACGGGACATGTGGCAATGATCGAATTTGCCTTACAACATTGTGAAACGGTGGTGGTGATGTTGTGTGTGTCGGATAAGGAGGCTATTAGTGGCGACTTGCGTAAAAGCTGGTTGGATACAACTTTCGGGAATAATGACCGGGTGGAGGTGGCATTGGTGGAATATGATGAAGCGGTGCTGCCGAATAGTTCTGTGTCATCGCGCGAGATATCGGCCTTGTGGGCGGCGTATATCGGTGAGCATTTTCCTGGTATTGGCATCTTTGTTTCGTCTGAACCGTATGGCGACTATGTAGCGGAATATCTAGGTATTGAGCATCGTTGTTTTGACCAGGAAAGAAAGCTGGTGCCGGTATCGGCTTCTGCTATTTTGGGTGATCCGTTTTTACATTGGTCTTATATCGCTGCGGCGGCAAAGCCCTGGTTTGTGAAGAAGATCTGTATCAGCGGGTCGGAGTCGACGGGAAAGTCGACGCTGACGGAGCGACTGGCGCATTATTTTGAAACGGCCTTTGTACCCGAGATGGCGCGGGAGGTGATCGAAACAACGGAAGAAGTAGTGTTTGATGACCTGTTGAAAATTGCGACGCTGCATGCGGCTACTATTGATGAGCGGTTGCCACTGGCCAACAAAATACTGATCTGCGATACGGATGTAAACATCACGAAATCCTATTCAAAGTATTTATTTAATCGGCCATTGATAGTGCCGGAATGGATTGATGCTGCGAATCAGTTCGATTTGCATTTGTTCCTGGATACGGATTGCCCCTATGTGCAGGATGGTACGCGGTTGTCGGAGGCGGAGCGGAATGCATTGAGTGGATACCATGAGGAACAGTTGCGGGAAAACGGGGTTGCCTATGTAAAGATCGGCGGCAGCTGGGAGGAAAGGTTTGAACAGGCGAAGGCGGTTATTAAAGAAACATTTTTAAAGGAACATTCAAGATCATTGATATGA
- a CDS encoding TonB-dependent receptor, producing MKQLCLLASALLAAHLSLAQDKKDTSTVLEEVVITSPFAPPAQSPVTISHISRKELERKNYGQEPSVLLSQTPSVTFYTDAGSASGHSYFRIRGIDQTRVNMSLNGVPLNEPEDQGVYFSNYPDFLESVSGVQVQRGAGYSKQGVAAYGGSLYFESVRFKDSAGGQASAGYGSFNYYRLNGSVNTGLKNNMGLYARASHLHSDGYREHSANSSSSVFINPGYWGKKHKVYIVSFLGEQKNELAWIGAPLDSVRKNKRYNANSKQEYDRFLQAHVQVHHEWELNSRHQLHSGVFYNYLDGNYDFDYNHFIGQPATAELYNYAFRSHFTGAFSYHRYATKHMKLYSGVQAQWYQRRHTGSERTLGQLYVNTGYRNESSVFTKAMVNAGRWDFLGDVQYRYSSFTYKGTEMMPGQYWNFLNSTLGIGYRLPTGMRLYYSIGHTRREPTRNDLLMGNDDLTRDGNGDLLFNAVKPEQVIDQELGIKYFARKVFVSANLYYMRFRNEITLNGQIGPTGVPLHSSAARSYRSGAELEAWWRWDNGIELRNQSSASMNRIKEEGVDLRPVLTPAFISNQELRLVKRGWQAGVGVRYQRESYIDYANTTKLPDYFIVNMDGSWQLGKVTLYGVMNNITNRVYYTNGLITASGVPGYFIQAPVNFYVGIRVRW from the coding sequence ATGAAACAACTCTGCCTGCTGGCAAGCGCACTGCTTGCCGCTCACCTTTCCCTCGCCCAGGATAAAAAAGATACGAGTACGGTATTGGAAGAAGTAGTAATCACTTCTCCATTTGCACCACCGGCACAATCGCCGGTAACGATCAGTCATATTTCGCGGAAAGAACTGGAACGCAAGAATTATGGGCAAGAGCCTTCGGTGTTACTTTCGCAAACTCCCTCTGTAACCTTTTATACGGATGCGGGCAGCGCATCGGGCCATTCTTATTTCAGGATCCGCGGCATCGATCAGACAAGGGTCAATATGAGTCTGAACGGGGTGCCGCTGAATGAACCGGAAGATCAAGGTGTTTATTTTTCTAATTACCCGGACTTCCTGGAATCGGTGTCGGGTGTGCAGGTACAAAGAGGGGCGGGCTATTCCAAACAAGGCGTAGCGGCTTACGGTGGCAGCCTGTATTTTGAGTCGGTACGTTTTAAGGACAGCGCGGGTGGACAGGCTTCTGCAGGATATGGTTCCTTCAATTATTATCGCTTGAACGGGTCGGTGAATACGGGTTTGAAAAATAATATGGGGCTATATGCGCGGGCGTCGCACCTGCATTCGGATGGCTACCGGGAGCATTCGGCCAATAGCTCCAGTTCGGTCTTTATCAATCCCGGTTATTGGGGTAAAAAGCATAAAGTATATATCGTGTCGTTCCTTGGTGAGCAGAAAAATGAATTGGCGTGGATCGGCGCTCCGCTGGACAGTGTACGGAAGAATAAACGGTACAATGCGAATAGCAAGCAGGAATATGATCGCTTTCTGCAGGCACATGTGCAGGTGCACCATGAGTGGGAACTGAACAGCCGGCACCAATTGCACAGCGGCGTTTTTTATAATTACCTGGATGGCAATTATGATTTTGATTATAATCATTTCATTGGTCAGCCGGCGACGGCGGAACTGTATAATTATGCGTTCCGTTCGCATTTCACTGGGGCATTTTCTTATCACAGGTATGCTACCAAACATATGAAGTTGTACAGCGGTGTGCAGGCGCAATGGTACCAGCGCCGTCATACGGGCAGTGAGCGAACATTGGGCCAGTTGTATGTGAATACAGGTTACCGGAATGAAAGCAGTGTATTTACCAAAGCGATGGTCAATGCAGGCCGGTGGGATTTCCTGGGAGATGTGCAATACCGCTACAGCAGTTTTACCTATAAAGGAACGGAAATGATGCCGGGGCAGTATTGGAATTTCCTTAACAGCACGCTCGGTATCGGTTATCGCCTTCCTACTGGTATGCGCTTGTATTATTCGATTGGTCACACACGCCGGGAGCCCACGCGCAACGACCTGCTGATGGGCAATGATGACCTGACCAGGGATGGCAATGGGGATTTGTTGTTCAACGCGGTAAAACCAGAGCAGGTGATCGACCAGGAGCTGGGGATCAAGTACTTTGCCCGCAAGGTATTCGTGAGTGCGAACTTGTATTATATGCGTTTTCGGAATGAGATCACGTTGAACGGACAGATAGGGCCAACAGGGGTACCCCTGCATAGCAGCGCTGCGAGGAGTTACCGCAGCGGAGCTGAGTTGGAAGCCTGGTGGCGGTGGGACAATGGCATTGAGTTAAGAAATCAGTCTTCGGCATCTATGAACAGGATCAAAGAAGAAGGGGTAGACCTGCGGCCGGTATTGACGCCTGCTTTTATCAGCAACCAGGAACTGAGGCTGGTAAAACGGGGCTGGCAGGCGGGGGTAGGTGTGCGGTACCAGCGGGAATCGTATATTGATTATGCCAATACGACCAAATTGCCGGACTATTTTATCGTGAACATGGATGGGAGCTGGCAATTGGGTAAGGTGACATTGTATGGCGTAATGAATAATATTACGAACCGGGTGTATTATACGAATGGATTGATTACGGCATCGGGTGTGCCGGGTTATTTTATACAGGCACCGGTGAATTTTTATGTGGGGATCAGAGTTAGGTGGTAG
- a CDS encoding NADAR family protein: MKYSLDILIKQVEAGEPVEYFFFWGHTQKQQGIIDKSCLSQWYPAAFTVDGITYPTAEHWMMAKKALLFGDDEAFQEVLSAPKPAVAKAIGRKVRNFDAGIWQEKGYLLVAEGSFHKFSQHADLQQFLLRTGKKVIVEASPFDKIWGIGMAQSAKGTENPLQWKGANLLGFALMEARDRLLLK, translated from the coding sequence ATGAAGTACTCATTAGACATATTGATTAAACAAGTGGAAGCAGGGGAGCCGGTAGAATACTTTTTCTTTTGGGGCCATACACAAAAGCAACAGGGGATTATTGATAAGTCATGCCTGAGCCAATGGTATCCTGCTGCTTTCACGGTGGATGGAATTACCTACCCTACTGCGGAGCATTGGATGATGGCTAAAAAGGCTTTGTTGTTTGGTGATGACGAAGCTTTCCAGGAAGTGTTATCAGCACCGAAACCTGCGGTGGCCAAAGCGATTGGCAGAAAGGTGAGGAATTTTGATGCCGGGATATGGCAGGAGAAGGGCTACTTATTGGTAGCGGAAGGTTCTTTCCATAAGTTTTCACAGCATGCGGACCTGCAACAATTTTTACTAAGAACAGGGAAAAAGGTGATTGTGGAGGCGAGCCCTTTTGATAAGATCTGGGGAATAGGAATGGCGCAAAGCGCCAAGGGCACCGAAAACCCATTGCAATGGAAGGGAGCGAATTTATTGGGATTTGCGCTGATGGAGGCGAGGGACCGGCTATTATTAAAATAA
- a CDS encoding nicotinate phosphoribosyltransferase, with translation MKTQENILLLADAYKYSHHKLYYPGTTKIYSYLESRGGQFDETIFFGLQYFLKYYLQGEVITTAKIDAAEVVLQEVFGRTDVFDRSKFDYIVEKHGGKLPVRIKAVPEGAAVPVNNVLVTIENTDPACFWLTNFLETLLMQVWYPCTVATQSRAIREIVAEYFRETAPESAMASIDFVLNDFGFRGVSSVESAGIGGAAHLLNFRGSDNIMGSVMAKRYYGADQVYGLSIPATEHSICTLLGEEGELEVFKHILKTFPTGTVACVSDSYDIFRACSKYWGAELKELVLSRDGVLVIRPDSGDPVFTLLKVFDILMEKFGFTINEKGFKVLPPQVRVIQGDGITVDTIRHIYNALKINGIGAENLVLGMGGALLQRVDRDTQKFAFKCSYAEVNGEAVDVQKHPIEIDSHGRLVESFKRSKAGQLKLILTDGVYQTVRKELEPELEDQLVTVFENGKLLNEVKFEEARERAGSGEKKAITAS, from the coding sequence ATGAAAACCCAGGAAAACATCTTACTGCTTGCCGATGCTTACAAATATTCCCACCACAAATTATATTATCCCGGTACTACGAAAATATACTCCTACCTGGAGAGCCGGGGTGGTCAGTTTGACGAGACGATCTTTTTTGGCCTGCAATATTTTCTGAAGTATTACCTGCAGGGTGAAGTGATCACCACTGCCAAGATCGATGCGGCGGAAGTTGTTTTACAGGAAGTGTTTGGCCGTACTGATGTATTTGACCGTAGTAAGTTCGATTATATCGTAGAAAAGCATGGTGGCAAACTGCCTGTGCGCATCAAAGCGGTTCCTGAAGGGGCGGCGGTACCGGTGAACAATGTGCTGGTGACGATCGAGAATACGGACCCTGCCTGTTTCTGGCTCACCAATTTTCTCGAAACCTTGCTGATGCAAGTGTGGTATCCCTGTACGGTGGCTACACAATCGAGAGCCATCCGGGAAATCGTCGCCGAATATTTCCGGGAAACAGCGCCTGAAAGCGCCATGGCTTCGATCGATTTTGTTTTGAATGACTTTGGTTTTCGTGGGGTGAGCTCTGTAGAGAGTGCCGGTATTGGCGGTGCGGCGCACCTGCTGAATTTCCGGGGTAGTGACAATATCATGGGTAGTGTGATGGCGAAAAGATATTATGGTGCGGACCAGGTGTATGGTTTGTCGATCCCTGCTACGGAGCACTCGATCTGTACGCTGCTGGGAGAAGAAGGAGAATTGGAGGTGTTCAAACATATACTGAAAACCTTCCCCACAGGAACGGTAGCTTGTGTATCTGACTCGTACGATATTTTCCGGGCCTGCAGCAAATACTGGGGTGCTGAATTGAAGGAGCTTGTGTTGAGTCGTGATGGGGTGTTGGTGATACGGCCTGATAGTGGTGATCCTGTCTTTACGCTGTTGAAAGTATTTGATATCCTGATGGAGAAGTTTGGTTTTACGATCAATGAAAAAGGATTTAAGGTATTACCACCGCAGGTGCGTGTGATACAGGGGGATGGCATTACGGTAGACACGATCCGTCATATCTACAATGCGCTTAAGATAAATGGCATTGGTGCAGAGAACCTGGTATTGGGTATGGGTGGTGCTTTGTTGCAGCGGGTGGACAGGGACACGCAAAAGTTTGCCTTCAAATGTTCTTATGCAGAAGTGAATGGAGAAGCGGTGGACGTACAAAAGCACCCTATTGAGATCGACTCTCATGGCAGGCTGGTGGAATCTTTCAAAAGATCCAAGGCCGGTCAGCTGAAGCTGATCCTTACGGATGGGGTCTATCAAACGGTGCGTAAGGAGCTGGAGCCTGAGCTGGAAGATCAACTGGTGACGGTGTTTGAAAACGGGAAGCTGCTGAATGAGGTGAAGTTTGAGGAGGCGCGGGAAAGGGCGGGGAGTGGAGAGAAAAAAGCAATAACAGCAAGCTGA
- a CDS encoding NUDIX domain-containing protein yields the protein MKTTGVIIARFQTPYLHEGHKYLLNEIRPHHNKIVVVLGVSPVKGSCRNPFDFYTRERLLKQYAPELVILPLSDHPDDGVWSERLDGLLCNTFPHESFVLYGSRDSFIPYYSGHLPVVALPEQGDYSATMIRDENADRVLDTVDFRMGINYAYHNRYDAVHPTVDIAVLRNEGKEVLLGKKHGATHWRFPGGFADPADASYEAAAARELQEECGELTTGAMQYIGSAKIDDWRYRSEADKIMTLFFKTEYVSGNAKANDDLAELAWFYTRTLPDMVDTKSITPEHHTLVNMLMTNITHQQA from the coding sequence ATGAAGACTACCGGAGTGATCATCGCCCGCTTTCAGACGCCTTACCTGCATGAGGGACATAAGTACCTGCTGAATGAAATCAGGCCCCACCACAATAAGATCGTGGTGGTGCTGGGGGTATCGCCGGTAAAGGGCAGCTGTCGCAACCCATTTGACTTCTACACGCGTGAAAGGCTGTTGAAGCAATATGCACCGGAGCTGGTGATATTACCTTTAAGTGATCATCCGGATGATGGTGTATGGAGTGAACGGCTGGATGGTTTGCTTTGCAATACGTTTCCCCATGAGTCTTTTGTGTTGTATGGAAGCCGGGACAGTTTTATTCCTTATTACAGTGGTCATTTGCCTGTAGTGGCGCTTCCCGAACAAGGAGATTATTCGGCTACTATGATCCGGGATGAAAATGCAGACCGGGTGCTGGATACGGTGGATTTCAGGATGGGGATCAATTATGCTTATCACAACCGGTACGATGCTGTTCATCCCACGGTGGATATTGCGGTGTTGAGAAATGAGGGAAAGGAAGTGTTGCTGGGTAAAAAACATGGGGCAACGCACTGGCGGTTTCCGGGTGGGTTTGCCGATCCGGCAGATGCCTCCTATGAAGCGGCGGCGGCGCGGGAGTTGCAGGAAGAATGTGGTGAGCTAACAACAGGCGCAATGCAATATATAGGGTCTGCAAAAATCGATGACTGGCGCTATCGCAGTGAAGCGGATAAGATCATGACGCTGTTCTTTAAGACGGAGTATGTAAGTGGCAACGCGAAGGCCAATGACGACCTGGCAGAACTTGCCTGGTTTTACACCCGAACCCTTCCGGATATGGTAGACACCAAAAGCATAACACCTGAGCATCATACACTGGTAAATATGCTGATGACGAATATTACCCATCAACAGGCCTGA
- a CDS encoding NUDIX hydrolase — MTSSEQHIKVAVDAVVFGYSKHEGVSVLLIQRKYPPFQNSWAIPGGFVLEGESLEAAVRRELQEETGIEVNYLEQLYTFGDPGRDPRQRIISIAYFALVQSAQFQQLKASTDAEHAQWFGIKQLPELAFDHLDILKVAIERIRAKIRYQPIGFELLDKVFPFADLEHLYMTLLDRDIDRRNFSRKMLALGILDETNEYAKPEGKGRPSKMYRFNEQRYQQLEKEGMNFEV; from the coding sequence ATGACATCTTCGGAACAACATATCAAGGTAGCTGTAGATGCGGTGGTGTTTGGCTACTCGAAGCATGAGGGTGTATCTGTATTATTAATACAACGCAAGTATCCGCCTTTTCAAAACAGCTGGGCTATTCCGGGTGGATTTGTGCTGGAGGGGGAGTCGCTGGAGGCGGCGGTGCGCCGGGAGTTGCAGGAGGAGACGGGTATCGAGGTGAACTACCTGGAGCAATTGTATACGTTTGGCGACCCGGGCCGCGACCCGCGGCAAAGGATCATTTCGATCGCTTATTTCGCGCTGGTGCAATCGGCGCAATTCCAGCAGTTGAAAGCGAGTACGGATGCGGAGCATGCGCAGTGGTTTGGGATCAAGCAATTGCCTGAACTGGCTTTTGACCACCTGGATATATTAAAGGTAGCTATTGAGCGGATCAGGGCTAAGATCAGGTACCAGCCGATCGGGTTTGAATTGCTGGATAAGGTATTTCCCTTTGCGGACCTGGAGCACCTGTATATGACCTTACTGGACAGGGATATTGACCGGCGCAATTTTTCGCGGAAGATGCTGGCGCTGGGTATCCTGGATGAAACGAATGAGTACGCCAAGCCGGAGGGCAAGGGTCGGCCGAGCAAAATGTACCGGTTTAATGAGCAGCGGTACCAGCAGCTGGAGAAAGAGGGGATGAACTTTGAGGTATAA